The window GGTTCACGCTCCCCACGGTCCAGGGAGCGTAGATTCCACGCTTACAATGGCCCCGCCGTCCGTGGGACAGGCGCCAGCCTTCCGCACCATCGCGGTGATAAGCTAAGGACATCCCTTTCGATGACAGGAGCTGAACGTGTCTGACGCCAGGAAACCCAGAAGGATCAGCCGCCGACTCTTCCTCTCCGGCGCGAGCACGCTCCTGCTGAGCGCATTGGTCGCATGCGGCCGCGACAAGACGCCAACTCCCACTGAGGTGGCCCGGGTACAGCCCACATGGACCCCCACACGTCCCAGCCCGACGCCCACCGCCACGGGGAGCCCCACGCCGACGGGAACCCCTACCATCACGCCCACGCCGACACGGGTCCGCCCAACGCCCACACCGACAGCGACGCCCTTCCCGCCGGGGCCTCCCACCAAGCTGGGGCTCTTCGTCACCCGAAACGATCCGGCCCTGTTCAGCCTGATCGAGACTCGCAACGTGGCGCTGGTGAAAACCCTGGAATTGGACGCCAACTTCGCCCGACAGATCAAGGAGATCTCACCGGACACGCGGATCGTGGGTCGCATCGACCTGCCGCAAATCGAGCTCAGCGCCATCGATCCCGGACATGAGGCCCGACGCTTCGTGGAACAGCTGCTGCCCATCGCCGGAGATCCCCAGCGCATGCGCTGGTTCGACGCGTGGGAGGCATACAACGAGCCCGTCCCGGCCGACAACGCCGCCATGCGGCGCCTGGCCGACTTCGAGGCGGAGAGAACCCGACTGCTGGCCGAGAGGGGCATCCGCTCCGTTATCGGGAACTTCGGCACCGGGCATCCGCCGCTGGAGTTCTGGCCCGATTTCCTACCCGCCGTGCAGGCGGCGAAGGAATACGACGGCTACCTGGGCCTGCACGAGTACTCGGCGCCGGTGATGTGGTTTGGCACGGGCAAGAATCAACTCAACCCGGCGGCCGACGAGGGGGACGAGGGCTGGCTGACGCTGCGATACAGGAAAGTCTATCGCCAATTCCTGATCCCCAACGGCTTGGTCGTCCCCTTGCTGATCACCGAGTGTGGGATCGACGGGATGGTGGGGGGACGCCCGGGCCCGCAGGGAAAGGGCTGGAAAGATTTCGTAGAATACTGGGCGGAGATCGGCATGGGAAGGGACGGGCCGGGGAACTACATCGAGCAGCTGGCCTGGTATGACGCCGAGCTTCAGAAGGACGAGTACGTCAAAGGGGCGGCCATCTTCGCGGCCGCCGCCTCGCCGGGATGGGAGAGCTACGAGATCCTCGGCGAGGCGGCGCAGATCCTGCGCCAGTATCTATCGGTACACCCTCCACGCGGATAGGCACGGAAAGAGGAGACACAACGACGTCGCCGCGCGAAGAACGCCTGCTGGACAAAGCCATCGGCATGGCCCTGGTGAATGTAGCGACGTTCACCTGGGCTACCAACATGACGCTGGGGCGATGGCTGGCGAACGACATCGGCCCCATCACCCTGGCAGCGCTCCGCTTCCTCCTGGCCTCCCTGCTCTTCGCGGCTCTCCTGAGCCGGCGGCCACCATCAGAGCGCCATCTCGGTCAGGACCGCTGGCTGCTGATCGGCATGGCCCTCAGCGGTGTGGCGATCTTCGGCCCTACCCTATACCTCGGGCTCCGCTTCACCACGACCGTGAATGCCACGTTGATCAACGGCCTGGGCCCCCTCATCACGGGATTGCTGTCCGGCCTCCTCATCCGGGAGGCGATGTCCAGACGCCAGGTCGCCGGGGCCATCGTCAGCCTGGCCGGCGTGGTCATCGTGATCTCGGGCAGCACCGGCACCCTCCGAAACCCCTGGCATGGAAATATCGGAGACCTCATCGTTCTGGGAGCGATCACCCTGTGGGGGCTCTATTCCGTCCTCGGGCGAAAAGTCATGCGTCATCGGTCGGCCCTTTCCGCCACAGCCCTGTCCACGATCCTCAGCCTCCCCGTCCTCCTGCCCGCCGCCCTATGGGAAGCCCAGGCATACCCTGTGCAATGGCGGGAGGAGATCATCCTGGCCATCATATATATCGGCATCGTCCCGGCGGTGATCGGCTTCCTCTCATGGAATGAGGGAGTGCGACGGCTGGGAGCCAGCGGGGCGATGGTGTTCTACAACACGCTGCCGCTCTACGGGGCTTTGCTGGGGCATGTCTTCCTGCAGGAGCCGATCACGCTGGCTCACTTTCTGGGGGGAGTGCTGATCATCGGAGGAGGGCTATGGGCGGCGAGAGGAGGCCAGAGGGAGGGATCCCCTCCGCCTCGACCGGATCCCAACGGGCGATAGAAGGGGATGCACCTCTCAAAGCCCATTGGTATCAAGTTAGGCGATACGGAAGCGTGGCCCCGTATCTCTGGGGTGGCTCGGAGGGGCGATGCCGCCCCTCCGAAGAAACCTATTTTCAAGCCCTCACCTGCCCCGTGGGGCCGGAGGCCGCCGGCCAAAACCCCAACTAGGCAGGTAAAAGGCGAGAAAAGGAGTTTTTCTGCGGAGGGGATGCCCCTCCGCACCTCCCCTTTCAGGTGCGACCGCCCGTGGAGGGAAAAAGCGACAGGCGGGGGCCTCGCTCATACTGTTAAGTTGATGCGAGTAGGGGTGCGCCTCTCAAAGCCTATCCGAACATCCCAGGAATAAGGGTTCACGACCCGGCATGAAAATTTGTTGTCCCCCGGTTGGCGCTATGCTATAATCGCAGTGAGCTGCACGTGCAAACAGGACACGTGGGGCCCTCTGCCAGAGGAGATCAATGGCGGTGATCACGATCTCACGACAATTGGGCAGTCTGGGGAACCAGGTCGCCCACGCGACGGCCCGGCGGCTTGGCTATCGCGTGGTATGGCGTGAGGTGATCAATCAAGCCGCGCGCCGGGCCGGGGCCCCAGAGGTAGCCCTGGCCACCATCGACGACCTGGGACTGCTGGGGCTACGACCATCCACCAAGGCGCGCCGGGCCTATCACCAGGCGGTACGCCAGATCATGGAGGAACTGGCCGCCGAGGGGAACGTGGTCATCGTCGGCCGGGCCGGACAGGTGATCCTACGCGGCCGTCCGGATGTGCTGCATGTGAAGGTGATCGCTCCAACGCAGCTCCGCGCCCAACGGATCGCGGACAAGCAGGGGATCTCCCTAGAGGCGGCCTGCGCTCAGATCGAGGCCAGCGACCGCACCCGGAGGAATTACCTGCGCCGATATTACCACGTCCGGTGGGACGACCCGGAGCTGTACGATCTGGTCATCAATACGGATCGGATCTCCCCCGAGATCGCGGCGGAGCTCATTGAGATGGCGGTATCCCGTTGCCTGTCGGCCCTGCCCTCATCCACCCCATCATCTTCAGGAGATCGACCTTGAGCAAGTCTCAGCAGAGCAAGCCGAGATTTGCCCACCCGGCGGAGGAGGCCTTCGCCCGAATCCTCGACTACTATGGGATCCGGTGGGAGTACGAGCCCCGAACCTTCCCACTGGAGTGGGACGAGCAGGGAAACGTCATAGAAGCCTTCTCGCCCGACTTCTACCTCCCCGAGCAGGACCTCTACATCGAGCTGACCACGCTGCGCCCCCAATTGGCTACGCGCAAGAATCGCAAGCTGCGCCGGATGAAGGAGCTCTACCCGGAGGTGAACATCAAACTGTTCAAGCGGCGAGAGCTGCGCGATCTGATGGTCAAGTACGGGCTGGACCACGAGGCCGCTAAGATAGCGGGGACCAAAGCACAACAGAGGGAGACGTGAACGGATATCCACCGGAAGCTTATGAGGAGCTGGCGGAAAGCATTCGTGAGGTATTGATTCCCGCCGAGGAGATCGAGAGGAGGGTGCGGGAGATCGGGCAGGCGATCTCTCGCGACTACGCGGGCCGTAATCCGCTCCTGGTGGGCGTGCTGAAGGGTGTGCTGTTCTTCATGGCCGACCTGCTGCGAGCCATCACTGTCCCGGTGGAAGTCGATTTCATGGCCGTCTCCAGCTACACGCCGGAGTCCCGGGATCAAGGGCTGGTGCGTCTGGTGAAAGACCTGGAGACCCCCATCGCGGGCCGTCATGTCCTGTTCGTGGAGGACGTCATCGACACCGGGTTAACCCTGAACTACCTGTTACGCAACCTGAGGGCGCGCAACCCCGCCAGCCTGGAGGTCTGCGTCCTGTTCAATAAGCCGGAGCATCGGCTGATCGACATCCCGTTGAAATACAAAGGGTTCGATCTGCCGGACCGCTTCGTCGTCGGATATGGACTGGATCACCGGGAGCGGTACCGGAATCTCCCCTTCGTGGGATTGCTGAAGCCGGACGTGCTCCAGAACAACGCCGGCTGAGCCATCGAAGGGAGGCCTGTAACGCGAAAAAGGCGCCTCCGTGGAGGCGCCTTTCCGACAAAAGCAGGGGCCCCAAGTAACCTTCCAGCTCCTCGCCTTTTCGGTATCCTCCCCTCATCGCCCAGAGGGCTCTGAAGGTCGGTACCTACTGTCCCCTCGGCTCCACTTCACCGCTGTCGCCAATCGGTGTCCCTCCGAAGAGATCACACCTCTTGACCCTCGATGAAGCTTCATCGCCTCGGGTGACTCAGCCGCCGCTGCGCCCGCTCCTGCCGAGTGATTGCTCACCCTAACAAGAGCTCATTACGACAACGGTGGCTTCTACGACGAGGTGCCTTCCAATTCCTTGGGGCTCCCTCACCCTTTGAGAACTCCCCTCTTTCGAGGTTTGTCCTCTCCAGG is drawn from Chloroflexota bacterium and contains these coding sequences:
- a CDS encoding cytidylate kinase-like family protein — encoded protein: MITISRQLGSLGNQVAHATARRLGYRVVWREVINQAARRAGAPEVALATIDDLGLLGLRPSTKARRAYHQAVRQIMEELAAEGNVVIVGRAGQVILRGRPDVLHVKVIAPTQLRAQRIADKQGISLEAACAQIEASDRTRRNYLRRYYHVRWDDPELYDLVINTDRISPEIAAELIEMAVSRCLSALPSSTPSSSGDRP
- a CDS encoding DMT family transporter, with the protein product MALVNVATFTWATNMTLGRWLANDIGPITLAALRFLLASLLFAALLSRRPPSERHLGQDRWLLIGMALSGVAIFGPTLYLGLRFTTTVNATLINGLGPLITGLLSGLLIREAMSRRQVAGAIVSLAGVVIVISGSTGTLRNPWHGNIGDLIVLGAITLWGLYSVLGRKVMRHRSALSATALSTILSLPVLLPAALWEAQAYPVQWREEIILAIIYIGIVPAVIGFLSWNEGVRRLGASGAMVFYNTLPLYGALLGHVFLQEPITLAHFLGGVLIIGGGLWAARGGQREGSPPPRPDPNGR
- the hpt gene encoding hypoxanthine phosphoribosyltransferase; protein product: MAESIREVLIPAEEIERRVREIGQAISRDYAGRNPLLVGVLKGVLFFMADLLRAITVPVEVDFMAVSSYTPESRDQGLVRLVKDLETPIAGRHVLFVEDVIDTGLTLNYLLRNLRARNPASLEVCVLFNKPEHRLIDIPLKYKGFDLPDRFVVGYGLDHRERYRNLPFVGLLKPDVLQNNAG